In Pyrus communis chromosome 15, drPyrComm1.1, whole genome shotgun sequence, the genomic stretch AGTGAGAGCCATGGTCATCATGCCATAGAATGTGAAGTACAGCAAGGTGAAGTACATGAAGAAAAGATACCATAAGAACTTGGCAGCTATCCAATCGAATCCCATCATGGCGTATACTATAGCTCCGTAAATAACGGTCTGAATGAAGATGTAGGGAACCTCAATCATCATCTGCAACACAATGTGACTTGGTGAGTAGAGAGCATGTGTTCTTTGAATTTTTCGACATGAGAAGTCTAGTTTTAATTTGAACTTCATGGACTATTGCAAGTCTTTTACCTGCCCAAATGCGTATGGCAAAGCGGAATACATTCCAGCTGCTCTTTCTCTGTAAAAGACCGTTCTCTCAACAGCCACAACCGGCTGCACTGAGGCACCATTTTGTACCCCGATAAAGATAACAGCAGCGTACATGGAACCCATTGCATTAAAGAGATCTTGCTGCCTACTCCTGTGGTTTCCCAAAAAAAGTTTGAACATATTGGTGATTAAGAATTTGAAGTTCTGCAGACCATTTCTATGCTTTAAGTTTACTTATGTGCGTACCTTTTTGATCCAAGGTTCCAGAATATCAAACCGAATAATAAAGCAATGAACGTTGTGAACAACAGCCTTACTGCACTATATGATGGGTTTCGCCAATATGACCAGTGCTGTTTCCACAGGCAAGCCATACATTGGGTGAGAAAAGATCGTGAGTAGCGAGTAGGGAAGTATAGATCTTTAGAACCCAAGGGAGGTGTGTTTAATTCCTCAATCAGTGCTTTGGTTCTCCTGAAATATTCACCTTAAGAGTTTAATGGTTTTAAAGAGCAATAGGAATCAACTGTGCAGGCTGATAAATATAAGGTTTTACTGTGTTCACTAACAACTATCTGAAAGATAATTGAAATGGAACGCTTACTTATATATTTCCGAGTTATTGTATGCATCTGTGAAGTTAACCCCAAGAGCTGCCTCTTGTGCGGCTGAAGTAACCTCCAGCATCCAGGTTGCCGGGTTATATCCATCTTTAATCTTTGGAACTCCATTGATTCCCTTCATGcggcaaaagaaaaagaatacaaaaGTTAGTTATTGACAATGTTATGGATAGTCTGGCTGTAGAACAGACATCCTGCACAGAGAATTTCTGATGCTACGaagaatatatattttatgatttatttctGTACTGACCTCAAAATAATTGATCAGAATGGAGCAATGGGAGCCTAATGGACCGGCATATATTTGCTCACCTCCCAATTTCAGAAGAAGAAGCTGCAATACGATATGAATTGCTTAGAACTTTTACAAGGAAAAACAGGTAATCAGTTCCTTTCTGAATATTATAAATCTAACCTCATCAAAAGCATCAAATATATCTATGCTTGGCTGGTGGATGGTACAAACCAGGGTTCTTCCCGTGTCCACTGTGTTCCTCACTGTTCTCATCACAATCGCTGCTGCCCTAGCATCGAGGCCGGATGTTGGTTCGTCCATGAAGATTATCGATGGATTTGCAACGAGCTCAACTGCGACTGTTAGCCTTTTGCGCTGCTCAGTTGAAAGACCGGTTACACCAGGTAATCCCACAAGAGCTCCCCTGAATGAAGTCAGCTCCACAAGTTCCATGACTTCCTCGATAAACATCTTGAACCAGAAAAATATCAGATCAATGTGTACATGctgatgttttatttttgtttttagcgTCTGTTAAAGAAGAATACAAAACTCATACCTCTCTTGTTGCAGAATCAACCTCAGGTAGTAGCCGGAGCCACGCAGAAAAAAGTAGAGATTCATAGACTGTCACATGGGGAGAGTGGATATCAGTTTGCTCACAGTATCCAGATATGCGAGCGAACGTTTCTTGCCTTTTAGGATAGCCAGAGATCGTGATGTTTCCCTTGATATGTCCACCAGTTTTCCTTCCAGCCAACACATCCATTAGAGTGGTCTTGCCAGCACCACTGACTCCCATTAAAGCTGTTAAGACTCCTGGCCTAAAAGCACCACTTACACCCTTCAGAAGTTCAAGCTGATCCTCCTGAACACCCTCCGCTTTCATTTCCTGAAGTACATGGAAAATTCAGTATGCAGGTATTATTCACTGATTAATTAAACCCGCAACTTACTTGTGGCATATCTATGGCATATCTGATCTCATTGAAAGTGAGGGAAAGGGGTTGAAAAGGAAGAACCATCCCTCGCTTCCTTTTTCCATTAGCTTCATCAGTTCTTCCCACTCTTTCGGATTCTGCATTGTTATTGCAGATCACAACGCTTGAATACAATGTGGTATGTTAAGCAGAAAATAAATGGGAAATGATTGAGATTAACTGAATGACTCACCAGAAGAGATCTTTCCTCTTGGTATTAGCTCAATGAACTCTCCATTTCTGCTAAAATTTCTCTCAGCCATGCTTTCTTTGGTTAGCATTGTCTGAGGCTTCCCGAGTGCTGCAGTATTCGTCAATTTTTTAGACAAATAAGTCAAACAATCAAAGCACAAAGAGCATACGAATGATGAGGATACTTACGATCAAGATACTGCAGAGCCAAAGTAAGGAGGAGATTGAATAGAAAAATATATCCAATCAATGCTGCTACTCCAAGCCAAAACAATTTTGCTTCTGGGAAAATTCCATGAGACTTCAGGATCAGAACTCCCAAGGATTCTGTAGAATTAGGTGGAACCTATAACACACGTGGTATCTCCACATAAGCATTGATCACAACCATTCTATCtcgtatcatttttttttcgtaGGATATACAAactcaaagagagagagagagagagagagagagagatggttaCTTGTCTCCAACTCTTTCCAAGAAATTCATTCACAGTAATAGCATTTTGTCCATACATCAACGGCGAGATCCAGTAACCCCACAGCCACCATTTTGGAACAGCATCTGATACAAGAAAAATAGGTTTCACAGTTCAAATTTAAATCACACCAGGAGTGATAACTAGGAATCTTATTGCTTCTATAGTTAAATCACCTCGAGATAAGACGAATCCGCCCAAAACCATAATTATAAGCAGTGCAAAGGATCCTGTTGTGCTTGCAACTGTTACATCCCTTCCCAAGGCTGCTATCAACCTGAACAGCCCAGACGCCATCTGGTTTATGCACAAGAGTACAATGTACTGCTTGAAGAACCTGCAACAAGGAGTTTCCGTCAAACCCTGATCACACCGAAAAGTTTGATGCTTTACTTCTTCTCACCTTTCAACATATGGATCAAATCCTATTACATAATAAGTCATGACAACCCAAATGGCACTTTCGCCCAAACTGATTGGGATCTTGAGGATCCATGCAGGAAGTGAGTAAGCCCAGGAAGGAAAGAAGAGAAGGTCTCTCTGCTTGTAAAAGACAGGAAGTTTCATAATTGCCATGTTGAGTTCTGATATTCCGTTAAACATCGCTACAATGACTGCGAAGAACAAAGCTCCCATGTAAACTCCACCATCCACCACTGAGTCCTTATGCATCTTGATTCGTAGAAATATCGATGATGTTATAGAAGCTAAGATACTAAGCTGAAAATCAAGGTAAACAGGAAGAATTATAAGCTAGAATTACCACATTAGGTCAAGTACTATGCAAAATAATTTCTATTTATGATTTACTCACTAGGGCAAGTTTGAAAACGTAGGCAAATGAGTTCCTCTTCATGAGCAAGAACTCTCTTGAAACGCATGCTCGGAACAACTCCTTCTTGTTAACGCCATACCTTTTAGATGATAAAGCAGCACGATGACTTCTGGACTTGTCGAAGGGAGTAGCAAGCTCGTCACCGAGTTTCTGACCAATTGGAAATGACTGGAAAGCTTCGACAAACTCATTGACAGTAACAAATCTGTAAGGCTTGTCTCGACGTGCCCAGTACTGCTCTTGATCCTTCTTTGATGTCACC encodes the following:
- the LOC137717371 gene encoding pleiotropic drug resistance protein 1-like, whose product is MEVFSRSSRAEDDEEALKWAALERLPTCLRVGRGLFIDGEGQAREVDVENLGLLERKTLLERLVSNAEKDNEKFLLKLKNRIDRVGLNVPTIEVRFERLTVDAKVYIGSRALPTLLNFSINMLQGMLHDLRIFPSRKMPLKILQNISGIIKPQRMTLLLGPPSSGKTTLLLALAGRLGRDLNSSGRITYNGHGMEEFVPQRTSAYVSQNDLHIGELTVKETFAFSARCQGVGSNCDMLVELCRREKEGNIKPDPDIDIYLKATALEGQETNVVTDYILKILGLEVCANTMVGDDMVRGISGGERKRVTIGEMLVGPVKALFMDEISTGLDSSTTFQIVNSIRQSIHILSGTAVVSLLQPAPETYNLFDDIILLSDGQIVYQGPRENVLEFFESMGFICPERKGVADFLQEVTSKKDQEQYWARRDKPYRFVTVNEFVEAFQSFPIGQKLGDELATPFDKSRSHRAALSSKRYGVNKKELFRACVSREFLLMKRNSFAYVFKLALLSILASITSSIFLRIKMHKDSVVDGGVYMGALFFAVIVAMFNGISELNMAIMKLPVFYKQRDLLFFPSWAYSLPAWILKIPISLGESAIWVVMTYYVIGFDPYVERFFKQYIVLLCINQMASGLFRLIAALGRDVTVASTTGSFALLIIMVLGGFVLSRDAVPKWWLWGYWISPLMYGQNAITVNEFLGKSWRQVPPNSTESLGVLILKSHGIFPEAKLFWLGVAALIGYIFLFNLLLTLALQYLDPLGKPQTMLTKESMAERNFSRNGEFIELIPRGKISSESERVGRTDEANGKRKRGMVLPFQPLSLTFNEIRYAIDMPQEMKAEGVQEDQLELLKGVSGAFRPGVLTALMGVSGAGKTTLMDVLAGRKTGGHIKGNITISGYPKRQETFARISGYCEQTDIHSPHVTVYESLLFSAWLRLLPEVDSATREMFIEEVMELVELTSFRGALVGLPGVTGLSTEQRKRLTVAVELVANPSIIFMDEPTSGLDARAAAIVMRTVRNTVDTGRTLVCTIHQPSIDIFDAFDELLLLKLGGEQIYAGPLGSHCSILINYFEGINGVPKIKDGYNPATWMLEVTSAAQEAALGVNFTDAYNNSEIYKRTKALIEELNTPPLGSKDLYFPTRYSRSFLTQCMACLWKQHWSYWRNPSYSAVRLLFTTFIALLFGLIFWNLGSKRSRQQDLFNAMGSMYAAVIFIGVQNGASVQPVVAVERTVFYRERAAGMYSALPYAFGQMMIEVPYIFIQTVIYGAIVYAMMGFDWIAAKFLWYLFFMYFTLLYFTFYGMMTMALTPNHNIAAITSSTFYAIWNLFSGFVVPPTRIPIWWKWYYWVCPVAWTLYGMVASQFGDVKEKLESGESVEHFLRSYFGYKHEFLGIVAVVIVGFSLLFGFIFAYAIRAFNFQKR